TTGCCTTGCTGGCCCAGCAGATATTGCACCAGCAGACCGACGGGGCGGCCGGTGGCGCCCTTGGCAGCACCGCTCTTCCAGGCGGTGCCGGCGATGTCCAGATGCGCCCAGGGAATATCGCCCACGAACTTCTGCAGGAACTTGGCGGCCGTCACAGCACCCGCAGCGCGCCCTGCCACATTGCCCATGTCCGCAAAATTGCTCTTGAGGCCATCGGCGTACTCCTCGTCCAGAGGCATGCGCCAGCAAGGGTCGAGCGCCGCATCACCCGCAGTCTGCAGGGCCGCTGCCAGCTCGTCGCTGGTCGAGAACAGGCCGCTGCGCAAGCCGCCCAGGGCGATCACGCAGGCACCGGTCAGCGTGGCCATATCGACCAGTGCCGCAGGCTTGAAGCGTGCCGCGTAGTGCAGCACATCGCACAGCACCAGACGGCCCTCGGCGTCGGTGTTGAGAATCTCGATGGTCTGGCCGCTCATGCTGGTCACCACATCGCCGGGCTTGACGGCCGCGCCGTCGGGCATGTTCTCGCAGGCGGGGATCAGGCCCACGACGTTGATGGCGGGCTGCAGCCTGGCCAATGCCTGGAACACGCCCAGCACGCTGGCAGCGCCGCCCATGTCGAACTTCATCTCGTCCATCTCGGCCGCAGGCTTGAGCGAGATGCCGCCGGTGTCGAAAGTGATGCCCTTGCCCACCAGCACGATGGGGGCCTCGCTCTTGGCCCCACCGTTGTAGTGCAGCTCGATGAAGCGCAGGGGCTCGCGCGAGCCCTGGGCCACCGCCATGAAGGCGCCCATGCCCAGCTTGGCCACTTCGGCAGGGCCGTGGATCTTGCAGCTCATGCGTGCGGCCTTGGCAATGCTCTTGGCCGCATTGGCCAGCAAGGTGGGCGTTGCATGGTTGGCCGGACGGTTGGCCCATTCGCGGGCCGTGTTCACGCCTTCCTGCTGCGCCACGGCCGTATTGAAAGCAGCGGTAACCGCAGCGGCCTTGGACGACACGCCGAGCACGACCTTGGTCAGTGCAATGGGCTTGGCCTGGGA
This DNA window, taken from Comamonas testosteroni TK102, encodes the following:
- a CDS encoding leucyl aminopeptidase; this encodes MNFELKALTAAAAAREKCDLLLVLVSEQAASGTFGSDAIGAMVAHAVKQGDFALSCGKQLPLYQVPAIAARRVVLLGAGSGSARDVRNALTGCGAVLKTDGIAKAVVSFAFEASAQAVAAAVQAVADATYLYTHTKSQAKPIALTKVVLGVSSKAAAVTAAFNTAVAQQEGVNTAREWANRPANHATPTLLANAAKSIAKAARMSCKIHGPAEVAKLGMGAFMAVAQGSREPLRFIELHYNGGAKSEAPIVLVGKGITFDTGGISLKPAAEMDEMKFDMGGAASVLGVFQALARLQPAINVVGLIPACENMPDGAAVKPGDVVTSMSGQTIEILNTDAEGRLVLCDVLHYAARFKPAALVDMATLTGACVIALGGLRSGLFSTSDELAAALQTAGDAALDPCWRMPLDEEYADGLKSNFADMGNVAGRAAGAVTAAKFLQKFVGDIPWAHLDIAGTAWKSGAAKGATGRPVGLLVQYLLGQQGKVAAAPATAKTPASRKSTAKPVASRRTRTTAKAST